Below is a genomic region from Sneathia sanguinegens.
TGATAAATGAAGATAAAATATCAAGACAAGCTACAGATAAAGAAAAAAATGGTGTATTTACTGGCTTATATGTAAAAAATCCTATTAATTCAGAAAAAGTTCCTTTATATGTAGCAAATTATGTTTTACTTGACTATGGAACAGGAGCTGTTATGGCTGTACCTGCACATGATGAAAGAGATTTTTCTTTTGCTAAAAAATATAAGTTACCAATTAAACAAGTTATATCTAATGAAGAAACAAATGTTGATCAAGCATATACAGGCAAAGGTTTAATGATGAATTCAGATGAATTTGATGGTTTAACTAATGAAACTGCAAAAGAAAAAATATTAGAAAAGTTACAAAAAATTAATAAAGGTGAAAAACAAGTAAATTACAGACTACATGATTGGCTAATAAGTCGTCAAAGATATTGGGGAACTCCTATACCTGTCATTTATGATGATGAAGGTAATATTTATTTGGAAGAAGAAAAAAATCTTCCAGTTAAATTGCCAACAGACATAGATTTTTCAACAAAGGGAAATCCACTAGAAACTTCTGAAGAATTTAAAAAAGTAATTTTACCTAATGGAAAAATAGGTAGAAGAGAAACAGATACTATGGATACTTTTGTTGATTCATCATGGTATTATTTAAGATATTTAGATTCTAAAAATGAAAATGAACCATTTTCAAAGGAAGATGCAGATAAATGGACGCCAGTTTCTCAATATATAGGAGGAATAGAACATGCTGTTCTTCACTTACTTTATGCAAGATTTTTACATAAAGTTTTAAGAGATTTAGGGTATGTATCTACAAATGAACCATTTAAAAGATTGCTTACTCAAGGTATGGTTTTATCTAATTCATATTATTCAACAAAAACAAGAAAATACTTATTTGAAAAAGATGTAGAATTGAAGGATAATAAGGCGTATTCGAAGGCAACACAAGAAGAGTTAGTTGTTAAAATGGAGAAAATGTCAAAATCAAAGAATAATGGTTTAGATCCAGAAGAATTAGCAAAACAATATGGAGTTGATGCTTCAAGATTATTCACACTTTTTGCAGCACCACCTGAAAAAGAATTAGAATGGAATATGAATGGTGTTGTTGGAGCATATAGATTTATTAGTAGAATATATAATATAGTTGTAGCTACAAAAGATATTTTAAATAAACAATATAGTGAAATATCATATGAAAAAAGAAGCAAGGCTGATGAAGATTTACAAAGAAAAGTTCATCAAACAATAAAGAAGGTTACAGAAAGTATGGAAGATAATTTCCATTTCAATACAGCAATAGCTGCTATTATGGAATTATTAAATGAAATTAGTTCATACAAGCAAAAAGTCTTGGATAAAAATGATATGAGTAGTGAAACTGAAAAGGTATATAAAGAAGCGATACTTTCTTTTATACTTATGATAGCACCATTTACACCATATATTGCTGATGAATTATGGGAAATGTGTGGTTGCAAGGGGTACATTTACAATGCAAAATGGCCTACATATATTGAAAAATTAACACATGTTTCTGAAATTACAATGGTAATACAAGTTAATGGTAAATTAAGATCAGAATTTAAGCTAAATATAGGAACAAAAAAAGAAGAAATTGAAAAAATGGCTTTAGAAAATGAAAAAATAAAACAATTAATTGAAGGAAAGACAGTAGTGAAAATTATTGTTGTACCAAATAAATTAGTTAATATAGTAGTAAAATAGGTAGCAAGTGCTACCTATTTGTTTTATATAAAATGAGTGTTTTTAACTACCCATTTTCTAAATTTTATACTAATCCAAAAGCCATATATTCCAAATGTTATTATAAATAATATAAGCCATATA
It encodes:
- the leuS gene encoding leucine--tRNA ligase; the encoded protein is MEYSPISVEEKWGKRWEEAKIFKSQNFVEGKENYYLLEMFAYPSGKLHAGHLRNYTLGDAIARYKKMKGFNVLHPFGWDSFGLPAENAAIDNGAEPSVWTAKNIENMKRQLKLMGISYDWSREIATYKPEYYKFNQKFFIEMYKKGLVYKKKSYVNWCPDCNTVLANEQVEQGKCWRHGKTDVVQKELSQWYFKITAYAEELLSGHEELKEGWPEQVISMQKNWIGKSVGAKVIFELEYDNKKIEIPIFTTRVDTLYGVSYVVLAPEHELVEKIILKEKPELRAEIEAMINEDKISRQATDKEKNGVFTGLYVKNPINSEKVPLYVANYVLLDYGTGAVMAVPAHDERDFSFAKKYKLPIKQVISNEETNVDQAYTGKGLMMNSDEFDGLTNETAKEKILEKLQKINKGEKQVNYRLHDWLISRQRYWGTPIPVIYDDEGNIYLEEEKNLPVKLPTDIDFSTKGNPLETSEEFKKVILPNGKIGRRETDTMDTFVDSSWYYLRYLDSKNENEPFSKEDADKWTPVSQYIGGIEHAVLHLLYARFLHKVLRDLGYVSTNEPFKRLLTQGMVLSNSYYSTKTRKYLFEKDVELKDNKAYSKATQEELVVKMEKMSKSKNNGLDPEELAKQYGVDASRLFTLFAAPPEKELEWNMNGVVGAYRFISRIYNIVVATKDILNKQYSEISYEKRSKADEDLQRKVHQTIKKVTESMEDNFHFNTAIAAIMELLNEISSYKQKVLDKNDMSSETEKVYKEAILSFILMIAPFTPYIADELWEMCGCKGYIYNAKWPTYIEKLTHVSEITMVIQVNGKLRSEFKLNIGTKKEEIEKMALENEKIKQLIEGKTVVKIIVVPNKLVNIVVK